A genome region from Tolypothrix sp. PCC 7712 includes the following:
- a CDS encoding phage tail protein gives MAKPQLSSYLEYLPAYLETDPFLGKFLLAFEGILSGIPEAETQFSPQIVDHNTPTLWGLETLISQIHTYFDPQQTPAEFLPWLAGWVALSLRDDWDEKTKRQFISQIVPLYQIRGTVPGMKKMLEIYLESSGLSYPERTISIFEFDQKPHYFQVQLALPSNQVIHPERYWREFRIAKGIIDQEKPAHTYYALRILTLTMQITQAWGGCYPFILFDAPPQQKMQIEAKIQLDDYPEGDSLEQQILIRIQGKNLPLEPNGSQLGPVVKQTVFYHQFTGNPDGFFIALSNLSDRQLTGKITVQLNFNLNHQQYSLNIFDSLPFNLEPNLRIYRPFNQLELMPGNTRLDSDPEQTVRLQAEPPLNIYQQQIKWIDGNTRLGSKVGQTMRLVHDARLRIYKPRPLLDRMEGNTRLGNQVGESLQIPTGTDDSQLKIYRHHQEYKIGNTRLGTEVGATMRLVTNSQWLERIYRFQLFDSPVKKKIEIEAIVELRGIAEHEGEKIARLLVLRIQSCTSSFRPFMPNLEFSAQGIRATHQVSYQRFLDNPQGFYVVLSNINDCQVAGNITIKLNFNLNRHPVSQVILQADFNLSPRANVLEMCHLNNQGEVAGNTIIGRVTPQMLRASTIQEEAWVD, from the coding sequence ATGGCAAAGCCACAACTAAGTAGTTATTTAGAATATCTCCCTGCTTATTTAGAAACAGATCCATTTTTAGGCAAGTTTTTACTGGCATTTGAAGGTATTCTCTCTGGTATTCCGGAAGCAGAAACCCAATTTTCTCCCCAGATTGTTGATCACAATACACCAACTTTGTGGGGTTTAGAAACGCTGATTTCGCAAATTCATACATATTTTGACCCCCAACAAACCCCAGCCGAATTTTTACCTTGGCTGGCTGGTTGGGTAGCTTTGAGTTTGCGGGATGATTGGGATGAGAAAACCAAACGTCAGTTTATTAGCCAAATAGTTCCCCTATATCAAATTCGGGGAACTGTTCCGGGTATGAAAAAAATGCTGGAAATTTATTTAGAAAGTTCCGGTTTGAGCTATCCAGAACGAACAATTTCGATTTTTGAATTTGATCAAAAACCTCATTATTTTCAAGTCCAACTAGCTTTACCCAGTAACCAAGTTATTCACCCAGAAAGGTATTGGCGTGAATTCCGCATTGCTAAAGGAATTATCGACCAAGAAAAACCTGCCCATACTTATTATGCGCTCAGAATTTTAACACTCACCATGCAAATTACCCAAGCATGGGGAGGTTGTTATCCGTTTATTTTATTTGACGCTCCGCCTCAACAGAAAATGCAGATTGAGGCAAAGATTCAATTAGATGATTATCCAGAAGGAGATAGCCTAGAACAGCAAATATTAATCCGCATTCAAGGCAAGAATTTGCCATTAGAACCTAATGGTAGCCAACTAGGGCCAGTTGTCAAGCAAACGGTATTTTATCACCAATTTACTGGTAATCCTGATGGCTTTTTTATTGCCCTCTCAAATTTGAGCGATCGCCAACTCACTGGCAAAATTACTGTTCAACTTAACTTTAATCTGAATCACCAACAATATTCTCTGAATATATTTGATTCTCTACCTTTTAATTTAGAACCTAATTTAAGAATTTATCGCCCCTTCAATCAATTGGAGTTAATGCCAGGAAATACTCGCCTTGACTCCGATCCAGAGCAAACAGTGCGCTTGCAAGCAGAACCACCATTGAACATTTATCAACAACAAATCAAATGGATAGATGGTAATACTCGCCTTGGTTCTAAAGTCGGTCAAACCATGCGCTTAGTTCATGATGCAAGATTGCGAATTTACAAACCTCGACCATTATTAGACAGAATGGAGGGAAATACTCGTTTAGGTAACCAAGTCGGAGAATCACTACAAATTCCCACAGGTACGGATGATTCCCAATTGAAAATTTACCGTCACCATCAAGAATACAAAATTGGTAATACCCGTTTGGGTACGGAAGTAGGTGCAACCATGCGTTTGGTGACAAATTCTCAATGGTTAGAGAGAATTTACCGATTTCAATTATTTGATTCCCCTGTTAAAAAGAAAATAGAAATAGAAGCAATTGTTGAACTTAGAGGTATAGCTGAACATGAAGGTGAAAAAATAGCCAGGTTATTAGTATTACGAATTCAATCCTGTACTTCATCCTTTAGACCCTTCATGCCCAATTTGGAATTTTCTGCTCAAGGAATCAGAGCTACACACCAAGTAAGCTATCAGCGATTTCTCGATAATCCCCAAGGGTTTTATGTAGTTTTATCTAATATTAATGACTGTCAAGTAGCAGGAAACATTACTATCAAACTTAACTTTAATCTTAATCGACATCCTGTGTCTCAAGTAATTCTCCAAGCAGATTTTAATCTCAGTCCCAGAGCCAATGTACTAGAAATGTGTCACTTGAATAATCAGGGTGAAGTTGCAGGTAATACTATCATTGGTAGAGTCACTCCCCAAATGCTGCGAGCTTCCACAATTCAAGAAGAAGCTTGGGTAGATTAA
- a CDS encoding baseplate protein J encodes MPLPLPNLDDRTYADLVADAIALIPSEAPEWTDHNPSDTGIILIELLAWLTEMVLYRTNQIPDRNQAAFLTLLKGKPWTLSDSKSLQAEIQTTLAQIRQRYRAVTANDFEQLILFDWLQTRTAQALGEAAIMARVNCLPERDLENSDINQVVEAHISLVVLPKVNSPDSENIRKTLKRFLNQRRLLSTRLHIVEPNYVHIKVSAILYLRDSGDFRAVKAEVTQRIEGFFNPFPHPDYWRNQGYPFGRDIYISELYELLDDMAGVDYVEAIQVTDFAEYRQRVNEQNQLIAIALQPHELVKVEIGQITTMQRLGDKWQSHN; translated from the coding sequence ATGCCTTTACCTTTACCTAATTTAGATGATCGCACCTATGCAGATTTAGTCGCAGATGCGATCGCTCTCATTCCCAGCGAAGCCCCAGAATGGACAGACCACAACCCCTCAGATACGGGTATTATTCTGATTGAATTGTTGGCATGGTTAACGGAAATGGTGCTGTATCGCACCAATCAAATTCCCGATCGCAACCAAGCTGCTTTTTTAACTCTGCTCAAAGGAAAACCCTGGACTTTATCCGATAGCAAATCTTTGCAAGCAGAAATCCAAACAACATTAGCACAAATACGGCAACGCTATCGAGCTGTGACGGCGAACGATTTTGAGCAACTCATATTATTTGATTGGTTGCAAACTAGAACCGCTCAAGCTTTGGGAGAAGCGGCGATTATGGCGCGGGTAAATTGTTTACCAGAACGCGATTTAGAAAACTCAGATATTAATCAAGTAGTAGAAGCACATATTAGCTTAGTGGTATTGCCAAAAGTTAATAGTCCTGATAGTGAAAATATCAGAAAAACTCTCAAGCGATTTCTCAATCAAAGACGACTCTTGAGTACTCGCCTGCACATTGTTGAACCGAACTATGTACATATCAAAGTTTCTGCCATCTTATATTTAAGAGATAGTGGGGATTTCCGAGCAGTTAAAGCCGAAGTAACTCAACGTATTGAAGGCTTTTTTAATCCTTTCCCTCACCCAGATTATTGGCGAAATCAAGGTTATCCTTTTGGCAGAGATATTTATATTTCTGAACTATATGAATTATTAGATGATATGGCAGGGGTTGATTATGTGGAAGCAATTCAAGTAACTGATTTTGCAGAATATCGTCAGAGAGTTAATGAGCAAAATCAACTCATTGCGATCGCCTTACAACCACATGAATTAGTCAAGGTAGAAATTGGTCAAATTACTACTATGCAACGTTTAGGAGACAAATGGCAAAGCCACAACTAA